The DNA window CGTGATGCCCCTGGGCGAGCGCCTGGTCCGCCCGCCTCGGGAGAAGGTGGCCGCCTTCGAAGTGCTGGACGAGGAAGAGGGCCAACTCACCAACCCGGGCCTGCGGTGACCCCCCGCGTCCGGATGACGGGTTGATGGAGTGGGCCTGAACGGGGTTCAATGGGCCCCAGTGGTGGAACCCCCTCCCCCATGAACGCTCACAATCCTTCCGCCCGGCTGCGCCCCTTCCGGCCCCAGCCCTTTGGCCGGTACACCCTCCTGTCCCACCTGGGGACGGGCGGCATGGGAGAGATCTACCTTGCCCGGCTGGAGGGCGCGCAGGGTTTCGAGAAGCTGTGCGTCATCAAGAAGATCCTCCCGCAGCTCGCGGAGGACTCGGACTTCGTCGAGCGCTTCGTCGGTGAGGCGCGCACGCTGGTGCGGTTGAGCCATGGCTCCATCGCGCAGGTGCTGGACATGGGGCTGCACGAGGGCGAGGCCTACATGGCCCTCGAGCACGTGGACGGAAAGGACCTGCGCAAGGTGGCCGCGCGCGTCCGGGACCGCCAGGTGCCGCTGCCGCTGACGTTCATCCTCTACGTCATGGGCCGGGTGCTGGACGCGCTCGCCTATGCGCACCGCAAGAAGGATGACGACGGAGAGGACCTGAAGCTGGTCCACCGCGACATCTCGCCGCAGAACATCCTCATCTCCTACGAGGGGGAGGTGAAGGTCATCGACTTCGGGCTCGCCAAGAGCCGGCTGTCGGCGGCGAAGACGAACCCCAGCATCATCCTGGGCAAGTTCCTCTACATGTCCCCGGAGCAGGCGCGGCACCAGCCGGTGGACCGCCGCAGTGACTTGTACGCGGTGGGGTTGACGCTCTACGAGCTCATCTCGGGGAAGAACCCCTTCGACGGCATCCACCCGGGCGAGCTGATGTCCGTGGTGGCCAACCCGAAGGTGGCCCCGCTGGACGAGGTGGAGCCGCTCACGCCGCGCGCGGTGACGGCGCTGGTGGCCAAGGCGCTGGAGGTGGACCCCACGCAGCGCTTCCAGTCGGCGGAGGAGTTCCGCGGGCGGCTCCAGGCGTGCTTGATGGAGATCGACCCCAGCGCGGGGCCGGAGAGCGTCAGCCGCTTCATGCGGGAGCTGTTCGCGGCGGACTTCCAGTTCGAGCGGCGGCTGTTGACAAGCCTGCGGGACGTGCCTCGCGGTGGAGGGACTTCCGAGTCGCGCGCGGTGGAGTCGGACGAAGGAGGCCCGGCGCCGCGTCCGACGCTGCCGGCGGGCGCGATGCTGCCCGCGAAGACGATTCGCCTGGATGGCCCGGTGGAGGCGCTGTCCTTCCATCCCACGCCGCGCAGCCGCGATGGTGGCGGCCCGGTGAACGATGGCGAGACGCGGCCCGGCATCCCCATCGACGAGGCCACGCGGCCCGCCTTCCCCGTGGAGGCGATCGAGGAGGAGGCGCGTGCCCGGGCGGCCCGGCTGAATCCGGACACGTCGCCTTCGGTGGAGGTGGCACCGGAGCCCGTCGTTCGTCCGCCGCCCGTGCCGCCTCCGGCCATCGAGCCCCTGCCTCGGCCGGGGATGCTGTCCCTGGATGTGTCGTTCGCGCCGCTGCCCGCGGAGGCCCTGCCGCCACCGCCCGTGGTCGCGCCGCGTTCGGACATGCGGCCCACGGAGCTGGAGCTTCGGCCCGTCGGCGCGGTGATGGGGCTGTCGCTGGAGCCGGAGCTGGTGGTGCCTCCGGAGAACACGGAGCCGCGCGGGGAGCCGCTGCGGTCGCCGGGGGAGGACACGCGGCCGGGTGTCGCGGGAGCACGGCAGCCCGCGCCCGTCATGGGGGGGAGGCCAGGGGGAGCGCCGCCTCCTGCCCCAGTGATGCCGCAGCGTCAGTCGTTGTCCGGCCCCACGGCTCCTCCGCCTCCGGGTTCGCCCTCTCGGTCGGGGCCCATGGTGATGCCGGCCATCCCGGGGCTGCCGCCGCCGGGCGCGCCGCCACCGGGTTCTCCGACGCGGTCGGGAGCGATGGTGATGCCCGCTGTCACGGGGCAGCCGCCACCGGGTTCTCCGACGCGGTCGGGTGCGATGGTGATGCCCGCTATCGCGGGACAACCGCCGCCGGGCGCGCCGCAGCCGGGGTCTCCGCAGAGGCCGATGCCCGCTGCTCCGGGGATGTTTCCACCAGGAGCGCCGCCACCCGGTTCACCGCAGCGGTCGGCGTCGATGTCGATGCCCGCTGTTGGGGGGCTGCCGCCGGGCGTGCCTCCGCCGGGTGCTTCGCAGAGACCGCCGGGGATGTCTCCACCGGGAGCGCCGCCACCGGGTTCTCCGCAGCGGTCGGCGTCGATGTCGATGCCCGCTGTCGGGGGGCTGTCGCCGCAAGGTGTGTCGCCACCAGGAGCACCGCAGCGACCAGCGTCGATGCCCGCGGGTGCGCAGCCGTCCCCCATGGCGCAATCGCCGGGTGCGCCGCAGAGGCCGATGTCTGGTGCCTCGCCAGTGGCTGGTGCGCCAGCGCGGACGGGGGCGCTGATGATGCCCGCGGTCGTCGCGCCCGGAGCCGTGGGGCGCGCTGCCGCTTCCGACGAAGTGTTCGACTTCCGGGGCGATGCTCCGGCACACGAGTCGCTGACCGAGGAGTCGCGGGTCGGAGACTCTCGAGCCGATGACGCCGAGCCCCCGCTCGTCGCGCGAGGAGAGTCCGAGGCGGACGGCGACCTCCCGGTCGTCACGCCGGAGCAGATGGGCTACGGCGAGTCCCCCTCGCGCATGGAGGAGATGGACACGAATCCGCGCGTGTCCCGGCCCTCGCGGACGGAGCGCTCGGACGACACGCAGCCTCGAGGGCCGCGTGACGGGGACACGGACCCGCGTGCTCCCCGCGAATCGGACACCCAGCCTCGTGCCGCGGCCATGGTCCATGAGGACACGCAGCCGCGCGTGGTGTTGGACGCGAGCTTCCTGCGCGACGCGGAAGGCGCGGTGCGCGAGCACGAGGAGCGGCTGGGCACGGCCCGTCCGAAGACAGGCTCGCGGCGGGTTCGTCAGTCTTCACCGGGCATGTCCCCAGTGCAGGGCCGGCGCACGGGGTCGACGTCCGCCATCCGCCCCGCGCCCGCGCCAGTGCCCGTCGAGGACGACGAAGAGGATGTGGACGTGCGCGTGTCCATGCCCTCTCACGAGGAGACGCGGCGCACGTCCGTGCCCTCCCGGCCCTCGAGCCGGGGGCCAGGGGAAGACACCCGCAAGACGGCGATGCCCCGTCGCTCCTCGAAAACGGCCGTCGTGGTGGTGACGGGCGTGATGGTCGCGTTGGTCGCGGGGGCGACCGCGCTCGCACTGGCCCCCGAGGTGCGCAAGGCGGTGATGCGGCAGCTCGGCATCCCCTCGGCGCGCGAGGTGCCTGTGATTCCCAAGGCCCGCGCTTCCGCCGCGCCATCCCAGGGAACCCCCACCGAGGTCACGCTGCGCGACGGTGCGCTTCCGGAGGATGCTCCGGACACGGCGCCCACGGTGGTGGATGCACCCGCGGCGGCCGCGCCTGCTCCCTCGAAGAACGACGCCGCCCATGTGGCGGAGGACAACACGCTGCTGGCGCCGCTGATGTCCGACGGGAACACGAAGTCCGCGACCGTGAAGCGCTCCGGCACGTCCCGGGTGCGAATCATCTCTGGCGGCGCGGGTCGAAATGTCTCCGAGCTCAAGCGGGAGTGGAAGGCCACCCTCGCGCTGTTCAAGACGCTGGAGGAGTTCCGCTCCTGCGACGACCTGGGGCACCTGTGCCTGAAGCGGGATGACCTGCGCGAGCAGATTGAAACCTCTCCAGGGGGAGAGACGGACCCGGTCCTCCTCGACAAGGTGAGGCAGTTCAAGAGAATCGTGCAGCAGCAGCTGGACAAGGTGGCCGAGTGAAGCGCCTGACGCGTTCACGGGACTTCCAGGAGTCAGGGTGTTGACCGGAAGTCCCGCGCGGGAAAGCCTCCGGGCATGAGCCTCCCTCTGATTGCCGGAGTGTTCCTGGCGGTACTGGCCCTGGGCTATCGCTTCTACGGCGGCTTCATCGCCCGGCAGTTCGGGTTGGACCGCGAGGTCGCCACGCCCGCGCACACGAAGCAGGACGGCGTGGACTTCGTGCCGACGAAGCCCTTCTACCTGCTGGGGCAGCACTTCAGCGCGATTGCCGCGGCGGGCCCCATCGCCGGGCCCATCCTGGCGGCGCAGCAGTTCGGCTGGTTGCCGGCGCTCCTGTGGATTGCGGTGGGGGCGGTGTTCATCGGGGCCATGCATGACTTCGCGACGTTGGTGGCCAGCGTGCGGCACGGCGCGGTCTCCATCGCGGAGGTGGTGCGCAGCCACCTGGGGCCCACGGCGGGCCTGGCGATGCTGGCCTTCATCTGGGTGGCGCTCGTCTACGTCATCGTCGCCTTCACGGACGCGACGGCCGCGACGTTCGTGAGCGGCGACGCGGAGCTGGAGGGGCTCACGTTCCGCTTCAACCCGGGCGGCGCGGTGGCCTTCGCGTCCATCGCGTACCTGGTGCTCGCGGTGGTGATGGGGTTGGTGGACCGGTACCTGAAGCCTCCGCTGTGGCTCCAGACGCTCATCTTCGTGCCCGCGACGTTGGGCGTGGTGTTCCTGGGCACGCGCATGTCCACGCTGCTGGTGATGGACGCGAAGAGCTGGGCGGCCCTCATCCTGGCGTACTGCTTCGTCGCGTCGCTCACGCCCGTCTGGGTGCTCCTCCAGCCGCGCGGCTACCTCGGAGGCTTCGTCCTCTACGCCGCGCTGGCGGTGGGCGTGGTGGGCATCTTCTACGGTGGGCTGAGCGGCGAGCTGTCGATTCAGCAGCCGGCCTTCGTGGGGTTCGAGGTGGCGGGCCCCTCCGGCATGTTGTTCCCCTTCCTCTTCGTCACCATCGCCTGTGGCGCGTGCTCGGGCTTCCACGGGTTGGTGTGTTCGGGCACCACGTCGAAGCAGATAGACCAGGAGCCGCACTGCAAGCCGGTGGGGTACGGGGCGATGTTGCTGGAGGGCTTCGTGGCCGTCATCGCGCTGGCGACGGTGATGGTCGCCACGAAGGCGGACCTGACGGGCAAGGCGCCGGGCGCGGTGTACGGCGCGGGCCTGGGGCGCTTCCTCGTCACGGTGCTGGGCAAGGAGCACCTCGTCTTCGCGACGACGTTCGGCGCGATGGCGTTCTCCACGTTCGTGTTCGACACGCTCGACGTGTCCACGCGGCTGGGGCGCTACATCCTCCAGGAGCTGACGGGGAAGAAGGGGCGGGCCGCGGCGATGGTGGCCACGCTGGTGACGTGTGGCGTGCCGCTGCTCTTCGTGTTCCTGGCGGGGACGGGCGCGTGGCGCTCGTTCTGGACGTTGTTCGGGACGTCGAACCAGTTGCTGGCCTCGCTGTCGCTGCTGGGCGTCTGCGTCTGGCTCAAGCGCACGGGGCGGCCGTTCGGCTATGCGCTGGTGCCCATGGTGTTCGTGGGGGCGGTGACGGTCACCAGCCTGGTGCTCCTGGTGCGCGAGGCCCTCCTGCCGATGAGCTCGGCGGTGTCCCGGGTGAACGGCGTGGTGGCCGTGGTGTTGTTGGCGTTGGCGCTGTCCCTCTTCACGGTGGGCGCGCGCGCGCTGCTGGCTCGCCGTCCTCCTCCCGCTCCGGCGCCCGCTGTCTGAGCGGGTTTCCAGGTCCTGTTCATGCTTCGTTACGCCGTCGCCATCTTCACCAGCGCCTTCCTGTTGTTCGGGGTCCAGCCCCTGGCGGGACGCTATGCGCTGCCGTGGTACGGCGGGACGCCCGGAGTCTGGACGGCGTGCATGCTCTTCTTCCAGGTGGCGCTCCTGGGAGGCTATGCGTACGCGCACGGGTTGGCCTCGCGGCTGACGGCGCGGACGCAGGCGAAGGTGCACCTGGGCGTGGTGGCGGGGGCGGTGGTGCTGCTGGCCCTCCGGGCGTTGTGGGTCGGGTCTCCTGTCGCGCCGGGCGCCGAGTGGCGGCCCTCCGGCTCGGAGTGGGCGGTGCCCAGGCTGCTGGCGATGCTGGCCGTCACCATCGGGCTGCCCTTCTTCGTGCTGAGCACGACGGGGCCGCTGCTCCAGTCGTGGTTCGCGCGAGCGCGTCCCGGCCGCTCGCCGTATGCGCTGTACGCGCTGTCCAACGTGGGCTCGCTGCTGGCGCTGCTGGGCTATCCCTTCCTGGTGGAGCCGTGGGTGGGGCGGGGCGCGCAGGCGTGGGGCTGGGGCGTGGGCTTCGTCCTCTTCGCGGTGGCCTGCGCGGTGTGCGCGGTGGATGTGCTGCGCCATGAGCGCGCGGGAGCCGTCGCCGCCACGTCGAGCGCGGACGCGACTCGGCCGGGCGACACGTCGACCCCCAGTGCCGAGGCTCTGACGACTGCGGGACGCGAGCCGCTGGATGCCGAGACCGCGTTCGAGGCGATGAAGCAGGAGGCTCGGGGCACGGCCATCGCCTCACCGGACACGGATGCACGGCCCGGCGTGGGCAAGACGCTGACGTGGCTGGCCCTGTCGATGTGCGCGTCGGTGCTGCTGCTGGCGACGACGAACCAGCTCTCGCAGGACGTGGCTGCGGGGCCGTTCCTCTGGGTGCTGCCGCTCGCCGTCTACCTGCTCACCTTCATCATCGCCTTCTCGCGCGAGTCCTTCTATTCGCGCACCCTCTACTCGGTGCTGCTCATCGGCTCCGGCGCGGCGGTGGCGCATGCACACGCGGCGGGGCCGCACTTCCCGCTGCCCCTGCAACTGCTCGCCTATGCCGTGTCGCTCTTCGCCGGCTGCATGGTGTGCCACGGCGAGCTGTACCGGCTGCGGCCCGCGCCCCGTCACCTGAGCGCCTTCTACCTGTGGGTCTCCGCGGGCGGCGTGCTGGGCGCGCTGTTCGTCAGCGGCGTGGCCACGGCCCTCTTCCGCGCGTACTGGGAATACCCCCTCTCGCTCGGAGGCTGCTGCGCGGTGGCGTTCGCGGGCATGGTGCGCGGCCCCTCCGGAGAGACATGGAGCCAGCGCGGTCGCCGGGTCCTGCGCGGCGCGATGCTCGTCATGGTGACGGCGAACCTGTTCCTGACGGTGAACCGCGAGCTCGACCGGGCCCTCTTCAGCGCGCGCAACTTCTTCGGCGTGGTGCGGGTGATGGAGCAGAACGCGGGGCAGCCGAACAACCACCTCTTCAGCCTGCGCCATGGCGCCATCACCCATGGCTGGCAGTACGTCGCGCCAGAGCGTCGCGCGGAGCCGACCACGTACTTCACGCAGCAGTCCGGCCTGGGGCACGCCATCGCCGAGCAGCGCCGCCTGCGCGAGGCGGTGGGCCTGCCGCCGGGGCTGCGCGTGGGCGTGCTGGGCCTCGGCGTCGGAACCAGCGCCGCGCTGCTCGAGAAGGGCGACGTGGGCCGATTCTATGAAATCAACCCCGCGGTCATCGCCTTGGCACGCGGTGAAGGGGGCTTCTTCAGCTACCTGGGCGACTCGCCCGCGACCATCGACGTGGTGGAGGGCGACGCGCGCATCTCCCTGGAGCAGGAGCTGGAGCGCGGCGAGCCCAATGCCTTCGACGTGCTGGCGCTGGATGTCTTCTCCTCGGACGCGGTGCCCGTGCACCTGCTCACCGAGGAAGCCGTGTCCCTCTACCGCAAGCACCTGGGCCCGCACGGCGTGCTCGCGCTGCACATCAGCAACGTGCACCTGGACCTGGTGCCGGTGACGCTCGCACACGCGCGCCGCCTGGGCATGCACGCGACGTTCGTCTTCCACGAGACGCAGGGAGACGCGCTGCGCAGCAACTGGATGCTGCTGAGCCAGGACAAGGAGTTCTCCTGGGGCCCCACCTTCACGCGCTCCACCGCGCGCGTGCGCCGCCTGGGGCTGCGAGGCGAGCCGGACTTCATCTGGACGGATGACCGCAGCAGCGTGCTGCAGGCGGTCCGCCAGGGAGGCCCCAACGCGAGCGTCATGGACATCGAGGCCGCCTCGGGACCTCCGGCCGTGGCTCAGCCCGCGGCGGACTGACTCACGCGCGAGACGCGGAGCCTGGATGCCGGTGGGCCGCGGGGCTCAGGTCCAGGCCGATGAGCAGCAGCAGCACCGCGCACGGCAGCCCCAGCGCCGCGGGCCCATGCCGCATGTAGAGGAACGGGCCGCTGGTGCACCCCACGAGGAACGACAGGGCCAGCCCCAGGTGCAGCCGGGTGCGCTCGAACTCGATGGCGGAGGGCAGGGCGCGGAGCTGCCGCACCACGCCCGGGAGGCCCTGTCCCCGCGCGCCGTCCCGCACCCACGCGAACATCCGCACCACCTGGATGCCGATGTCCGTCAGCACCCCGGTGACGTGCGTGGTGCGCACCACCGCGCCGGACACGCGGGTGACGAGCGCGTTCTGCAACCCCATGACGAAGGACAAGCCCCACAGCAGCACCGGCGCGCGAGTGCCGGGCGAGGCCCCCAGCGCCATGCCGATGCCCGCGAGCAGCAGCACCTCCACCAGCAGCGCCGCGACATGCCGCCCGCGCGAGCGATGACGGGACGCATCCAGCAGCGCCGCCGCGCACACCGCGCCGAGCACGAAGGACACCAACAACTGCGCCGCGAGCACCGCGAGGTGCCGCTCTCCCTGCGCGAGCGACTCACCCAGCGCCGCCATGTTCCCGGACATGTGCGAGGTGTGCATGCCGAGCGCGACGAAGCCCGTCGCATTCACTTCACCGGCGACCGCCGCGAGCAGCAGCGAGAGCACCGTGTACGCGCGTCGATTGCTAGGAGACGATTCCGTGCTGAAGGGCATTGCGGGCGCACCCTGTCGCCAGGGAGCAACGCTAGCACCGCGAACCCGGAGGGGGCGGCCGGTGTACGCGCTCACCCCCCAGCCAGGTGGACGGGCTTCAGCCCGGCGGCCACATGAGCGGACGGCCCGCGAGCAGGTGCAGGTGGATGTGGAACACCGTCTGGCCCGCGTCCCGGTTCGTGTTCATCACCACCCGGTAACCATTCGAGTCATGGCCCCGCTGCTGGGCCAGCTTCGCCGCCGCCGTGAAGAGGTGGCCCACCGTCGCCTCGTCCGCCGCCGTGACGTCGTTCACCGTCGCGATGTGCTTGCGAGGGATGAACAGCACGTGGGTGGGCGCCTGGGGGTTGATGTCCTCGAACGCCAGGCAGGTGTCATCCTGGTAGACCACTTTGGCCGGGATTTGGCCGTCTCGAATCTTGCAAAAGAGGCAATCGGACATGGGGCCGGGGCTTAGCAACGCGCGAGGCGGCGGGAAATCCCCACCGGGCACATTGTTGAGGAGCCAAGGGACTGTCCGGGAGCGGACGGGGCGGCGCTTGGGTGGGAAAGCGGGGGTGGAGGTGGGGGACGCCGTGCCGGGTGTGCACTTCGACTCAAACGCCCCTACCGGTGATATTCCAGGCCCCGACGATGAAATCCCTTCGCATCTCCCAGCTCCTCGAGGACCACGACTACGACCTGCGGCTGACGCTCATCGCGGGCGCGAGCGGGCTGACTCGGACGGTGGACTCCCCGCGCATCCAGAAGCCGGGGCTGGCGCTGGCGGGCTTCACCGAGCACCTCCACCCGCGCCGGGTCCAGGTATTCGGCAACACGGAGATTTCGTACCTGGCCACACTGCCTGCGTCGCGGCAGCGCGAGGCCCTGGCCAAGCTCTTCGAGGAAGAGGACCTGGCGTGTGTCGTGGTGACGAAGGAGCTGGAGATTCCGCCCATCCTCGTGGAGACCTGCGAGGCGGGAGGCCTGGCGCTGATGAAGACGCCGCTGCTCTCCAGTGAGTTCATCACCCGGGTGCAGTCCTTCCTGGAAGAAGCCCTCACCGAGTCCAGCAGCCTGCACGGCGTGCTGATGGACGTCTTCGGCGTGGGCATCCTGCTGCTCGGCAAGAGCGGCATCGGCAAGAGCGAGATTGCCCTGGACCTGGTGATGCGGGCCCACCGGCTGGTCGCGGATGACATCGTCGACGTCACCCGGCGCAAGGGGGCCGTCTACGGCGCGGGAAACCCGGTCATCAAGCACCACATGGAAATCCGGGGCCTGGGCATCATCAACATCAAGGACCTGTTCGGCGTGGCGGCGGTGCGCGCGCAGAAGAAAATCGAGCTCGTCATCGAGTTGCAGGAGTGGGACCCGCACCAGGAATACGACCGGCTGGGAGTGGAGGACAAGCACCTGCAGATTGTGGGTGTGGACATCCCGCTGTCAGTGGTACCCGTGCGTCCAGGCCGCAACATGGCGACCATCATCGAGGTGGCCGCCCGCAACCAGTTGTTGAAGCTTCAGGGCCACCACTCGGCGAGAGAGTTCGCCGAGCGGCTCAACCGAGCCATCGCCGAAGGGGCGATGCGCCGCACCTTGGGAGAAGAGGTCGAGTGACCGCGCCCGCGAAACAGTTGGTCGTCATCACCGGCATGTCCGGCTCCGGCAAGTCCACCGCCATCCGGGCGTTGGAGGACTCGGGGTTCTTCTGCATCGACAACCTGCCGGTGGTGCTGTTGCCCAAGCTCACGGAGCTGGCGGGCGGAGGCCACATCGAGCGCATGGCGTTGGTGGTGGACGCGCGCGAGGGTGTCTTCCTCAAGGAAGCGCCGCGCATCCTCGACGAGGTCCGCCGCGCCGGGCACCACGTGGAGGTGCTGTTCCTCGACTCCAGCGATGACAGCCTCATCCGCCGCTTCAGCGAGACGCGCCGCCGCCACCCGCTGGCGCCCACGGGCACCGTCGCGGACGGCATCCAGGCGGAGCGCGCGGCGCTGAGGGATTTGCGCGAAATCGCCGACCAGGTCATCGACTCGTCGGTGCTGAACGTCCACGACTTGAAGCGCATGGTGCAGGCGCGCTTCAGCCCGGAGCCCGCCAAGGGCCCCAGTCTGTCGGTGATGTCGTTCGGCTACCGGTACGGCGTGCCGCCGCAGGCGGACCTGGTGCTGGACGTGCGCTTCCTGCCCAACCCGTACTTCGTCCCGGACATGAAGGGGCTGACGGGCAAGGTCCCCAAGGTCTCCGCCTACGTGCTGGACCGCGAGGAGACGCAGCAGTTCCTCGAGAAGGTGGAGGACCTCTGCCGCTTCCTCTTCCCGCGCTACCAGAAGGAGGGGAAGGCGTACCTCACGGTGGCGCTGGGGTGCACGGGAGGCAAGCACCGCTCGGTGGCCATCGCCGCGGAGCTCACCCGGAGACTGAGCGACGAGAACACCCGCGTTCAGCTTTGGGACCGGGACATCGAGAAGGAATAGCAGGAGACGGACATGATGCTGCTTCTTCTCGCGCTCGGGGTGGCGATGGACGCCACCGCGGTGTCGGGCGGCATGGCCATTCGAGGGGCCCGGCCGCCGGACATCTTCAAGCTGGCGCTCACCTTCGGCGTGTTCCAGTTCGGCATGTCGCTGGGCGGCGCGCTGGGTGGCAAGGCCATCCTCACGCACTTCGCGGCCATCGACCATTGGATTGCCTTTGGCCTGCTCGCGCTGGTGGGCGGGCACATGATTTGGGAGGCGTTCTCCCATGACGAGGAGGAGCGCGCCGCGGCCCCCGTCGGCATCCGGCTGCCCATGTTGCTGACGTTGGGCGTGGCCACGAGCATCGACGCGCTCGCGGTGGGCGTGACGTTGCCCGCGCTGGACCTGGGCATCTTCTATTCGACGGGGCTCATCGGCGTGATGACCTTCGTGCTGAGCGTCCTGGGCGCGTGGGCCGGCAAGCGGCTGGGTGAGCGCTTCGGCACCGGCATCGAAATCCTGGGTGGCCTGGTGCTCATCGGTATCGGCACCAAGACACTCGTGGAGCATCTGTCCGCCTGAGGTTTCCAGCGGGGCCTCGGGTGGGGCACAGTGGCCGCTTGGAGGCTTCATGTCCCTGTCGCGCTCGCGGCACTTCCACGTGGCCATTGTCGGCGGTGGGTTCGGAGGCCTGGGCACGGCCATCCGGCTCAAGCAGGAGGGCGTGGAGGACTTCGTCCTCTTCGAGCGGAGCGCGGAGCTCGGCGGCGTCTGGCGCGACAACGACTATCCCGGGTGCGCGTGTGACGTCCCCTCGCACCTGTACTCGTTCTCCTTCGCGCCGAATCCGAACTGGTCCCGCGTGTACTCGCCCCGGTCGGAGATTCAGGCCTATCTGCGCGACTGCGCGACGCGGTTCGGAGTGCTCGGGCACGTCC is part of the Myxococcus landrumus genome and encodes:
- the rapZ gene encoding RNase adapter RapZ, with amino-acid sequence MTAPAKQLVVITGMSGSGKSTAIRALEDSGFFCIDNLPVVLLPKLTELAGGGHIERMALVVDAREGVFLKEAPRILDEVRRAGHHVEVLFLDSSDDSLIRRFSETRRRHPLAPTGTVADGIQAERAALRDLREIADQVIDSSVLNVHDLKRMVQARFSPEPAKGPSLSVMSFGYRYGVPPQADLVLDVRFLPNPYFVPDMKGLTGKVPKVSAYVLDREETQQFLEKVEDLCRFLFPRYQKEGKAYLTVALGCTGGKHRSVAIAAELTRRLSDENTRVQLWDRDIEKE
- a CDS encoding manganese efflux pump MntP; this translates as MMLLLLALGVAMDATAVSGGMAIRGARPPDIFKLALTFGVFQFGMSLGGALGGKAILTHFAAIDHWIAFGLLALVGGHMIWEAFSHDEEERAAAPVGIRLPMLLTLGVATSIDALAVGVTLPALDLGIFYSTGLIGVMTFVLSVLGAWAGKRLGERFGTGIEILGGLVLIGIGTKTLVEHLSA